From one Neovison vison isolate M4711 chromosome 1, ASM_NN_V1, whole genome shotgun sequence genomic stretch:
- the NKAPL gene encoding NKAP-like protein: protein MAPVSRSRSPEDAAGSRRWRRSSSGSPPSSPARRSPWGGRTRSHSRGREGFRPAWGGSGVGAARPLGGSREPAAAPRNGALSSSSVYYGGCRYRPRPFAGDRQWAEEYGKEKEESLRRRRLRERERIGELGAPGVWGLSPRFPEPDSDEHSPVGGDDVKAPGTSSSDCSSGEKRKKTGHPKSKKKRKKRSKRKHRKRSDRSNGNSDSDADSRSDTDRKRAKKAKKKEKKKKHRGEKTKKKKSKKSRKDSSDSSFKDSEGELPGGVWTEPSKAADPADLIGPEAPRAPPSQDERPLNYGHALLPGEGAAMAEYVKAGKRIPRRGEIGLTSEEIASFECSGYVMSGSRHRRMEAVRLRKENQIYSADEKRALASFNQEERRKRENKILASFREMVYRKTKGKDDK from the coding sequence ATGGCCCCGGTGTCCCGGTCCCGCTCTCCCGAGGACGCCGCGGGCTCTCGGAGGTGGCGACGCAGCTCGTCGGGGAGCCCGCCGTCCTCGCCGGCCAGACGCTCGCCGTGGGGAGGCCGGACCCGCTCTCACTCCCGCGGCCGCGAGGGCTTCAGGCCCGCGTGGGGAGGTTCGGGCGTTGGCGCCGCCCGCCCGCTCGGCGGCTCTCGAGAGCCGGCCGCGGCGCCCCGCAACGGCGCGCTCTCGTCCTCGTCCGTCTACTACGGCGGGTGCCGCTACCGTCCCCGCCCCTTCGCGGGCGACCGGCAGTGGGCGGAGGAGTacgggaaggagaaggaggagagctTGCGGCGgaggaggctgagagagagagagcggattGGCGAGCTGGGCGCTCCCGGGGTGTGGGGGCTGTCCCCACGGTTTCCGGAGCCGGACTCCGATGAGCACAGCCCCGTGGGGGGCGACGACGTGAAGGCTCCGGGGACCAGCAGCTCCGACTGCAGCTccggagaaaaaaggaagaagactgGTCatccaaaaagcaagaaaaaaaggaagaaacggTCCAAAAGGAAACATAGGAAGCGTTCTGATCGTAGTAACGGGAATTCGGACTCCGACGCGGATTCTCGCTCTGATACTGATCGAAAGAGAGCCAAAAAGgccaagaagaaggagaagaaaaagaaacacagaggggaaaaaaccaagaagaagaagagtaagAAGAGTAGAAAGGACTCCAGTGACTCAAGCTTTAAAGATTCGGAAGGGGAGTTGCCGGGAGGTGTCTGGACTGAGCCGTCCAAGGCGGCGGACCCCGCGGATCTGATCGGTCCGGAAGCGCCCAGAGCACCCCCCTCCCAAGACGAGAGACCTTTGAACTACGGCCACGCTCTGCTCCCCGGGGAAGGTGCGGCCATGGCTGAGTACGTAAAAGCTGGAAAGCGAATCCCACGGAGAGGTGAAATTGGGCTGACAAGTGAAGAGATCGCTTCGTTCGAATGTTCGGGTTATGTTATGAGTGGTAGCAGGCATCGTAGAATGGAGGCTGTGCGGCTGCGTAAAGAGAACCAGATCTACAGTGCGGATGAGAAGCGAGCCCTGGCGTCCTTCAACCAGGAGGAGAGAcggaagagagagaataagatTCTAGCCAGTTTCCGAGAGATGGTGTACAGAAAGACAAAAGGGAAGGATGACAAGTAA